In Glycine max cultivar Williams 82 chromosome 7, Glycine_max_v4.0, whole genome shotgun sequence, a single window of DNA contains:
- the LOC100785335 gene encoding uncharacterized protein — MGVKFRHVVMILVVISASMFSVSMANTDWSFGFNYTDWWSRFGNHPQNKTQQQSRQILVGGSEHWHYGFNYTDWAFNNAPFYLNDTLVFKYDAPNPTSFPHSVYMFKSFGSFLKCDIKKAKMLANPTQGTGEGFKFVLKRWQPHYFACGERNGFHCNNGTMKFAVMPMFRPSWQWP; from the exons ATGGGTGTGAAGTTTAGACATGTAGTGATGATACTAGTTGTTATAAGTGCTTCAATGTTTTCAGTGAGCATGGCCAATACGGACTGGTCCTTTGGTTTCAACTACACTGATTGGTGGTCTAGATTTGGGAATCATCctcaaaacaaaacacaacaacaatcCAGGCAGATTCTCGTGGGTGGTTCTGAGCATTGGCACTACGGTTTCAACTACACCGATTGGGCCTTCAATAATGCCCCATTTTACCTCAACGATACTCTGG TTTTCAAATATGATGCTCCAAACCCCACTAGTTTCCCACACAGCGTGTACATGTTCAAAAGTTTTGGGAGCTTCTTGAAGTGTGACATTAAAAAGGCTAAGATGTTGGCAAATCCCACGCAAGGCACAGGAGAGGGCTTCAAGTTTGTGTTGAAGAGGTGGCAGCCTCACTACTTTGCCTGTGGCGAGCGAAACGGCTTCCATTGCAATAACGGTACCATGAAGTTTGCCGTGATGCCTATGTTTCGTCCTTCCTGGCAGTGGCCATGA